The following proteins are co-located in the Corynebacterium aquilae DSM 44791 genome:
- a CDS encoding DIP1281 family NlpC/P60 protein, whose protein sequence is MNRDPRMHRLSGAPRPKARFSRRLLAIALSSAVVTTTLTSPSFADPANPDDAAIATADAQVAASDKEVADLVATLTQAESDIAALENEMGGLREAVNKALVDLHDAQASAEEARQKAKEAREDLDRTQSEMEVAQARLDELSRAAYKQGATTPGITTVAGADAARDALDRKTYIRTTAEAQEKAIAELDRLRTEKANNESALRLARNLADERAAAAQEAERVARTKIEENSAKIQQRTAERDQLVAERDAAQQKLDASRSHAGQLLNQRKEYEQFQAALAEKAKADKAAQEAAAARAAAAADAEAKRQAAAEASKKAEAHTANTPAAAGTASAAPAAPAQPAQPATPQTQPETATTAAADTATQERQKAAEAARQAAEAAAAAEREAQQRAADEKAAEDARKAAEVAASLAAAALVAIAAPNHTEVDNPYPNDPEADDVPVAATNNDDTIDVNGLAPTRTATPNTTTPTTTTRAPQAPATTTATPAEPESNATELGDNSGDLLNLLDQLTNTTKPGSLKEVTNTASTVVSGSREEKIEKVIARAMSQIGTPYAWGGGDANGPTKGIRDGGVADAHGDYNKIGFDCSGLTLYAFAGVGIALPHYTGYQYQRGTKVDPSQMQRGDLIFYGPNAENHVAIYLGDGQMIEAPQSGSTVHISPVRWGGMSPKVVRLI, encoded by the coding sequence TTGAACCGTGATCCCCGTATGCACCGCCTTAGCGGTGCACCACGCCCCAAGGCACGTTTCAGCCGTCGCCTCCTCGCCATCGCGCTGTCCAGCGCGGTCGTCACCACCACCCTCACGTCGCCATCCTTTGCGGATCCGGCCAACCCCGACGACGCCGCCATTGCCACCGCTGACGCGCAGGTAGCCGCCTCCGACAAAGAGGTCGCCGATCTGGTCGCCACCCTCACCCAGGCCGAATCCGACATTGCGGCGCTGGAAAATGAAATGGGTGGCCTGCGCGAAGCGGTCAACAAGGCCCTCGTCGACCTGCACGACGCCCAAGCTAGCGCCGAGGAAGCCCGACAAAAAGCCAAAGAGGCCCGCGAAGACCTCGATCGCACCCAGTCGGAAATGGAAGTAGCCCAGGCCCGACTCGACGAGCTGTCCCGCGCCGCCTACAAACAGGGCGCCACCACCCCCGGAATCACCACCGTCGCCGGCGCTGACGCCGCCCGCGACGCCCTTGACCGCAAGACCTACATCCGCACCACAGCGGAAGCCCAAGAAAAAGCCATTGCGGAACTCGACCGGCTGCGCACCGAAAAAGCCAACAACGAATCCGCCCTGCGCCTAGCCCGCAACCTCGCCGACGAACGAGCCGCCGCCGCCCAGGAAGCGGAACGCGTCGCCCGCACCAAGATCGAGGAAAACTCCGCCAAGATCCAGCAGCGCACCGCCGAACGCGACCAACTCGTCGCCGAGCGCGACGCAGCCCAGCAAAAGCTCGACGCCTCCCGCAGCCACGCCGGCCAACTGCTCAACCAGCGCAAGGAATACGAGCAGTTCCAGGCCGCCCTGGCCGAAAAAGCCAAAGCAGACAAGGCCGCCCAAGAGGCCGCCGCCGCCCGGGCCGCAGCAGCAGCCGACGCCGAGGCGAAACGGCAGGCTGCCGCCGAAGCCTCCAAGAAGGCCGAAGCCCACACCGCCAACACCCCGGCGGCTGCAGGCACCGCATCTGCAGCGCCCGCTGCTCCTGCACAGCCGGCGCAACCCGCCACCCCGCAGACCCAGCCGGAGACCGCAACCACTGCCGCAGCCGACACCGCCACCCAGGAGCGCCAAAAAGCCGCTGAGGCGGCCCGCCAAGCCGCAGAGGCAGCAGCCGCCGCAGAACGCGAAGCCCAGCAGCGCGCCGCCGATGAAAAAGCCGCCGAGGATGCCCGCAAAGCAGCCGAAGTAGCCGCCTCCCTAGCCGCGGCCGCTCTGGTCGCCATCGCAGCCCCCAACCACACCGAGGTCGACAACCCCTACCCGAACGACCCCGAAGCCGACGACGTCCCCGTCGCCGCCACCAACAACGACGACACCATCGACGTCAACGGGCTCGCACCCACCCGGACGGCAACCCCCAACACCACCACGCCGACCACCACCACCCGCGCCCCGCAAGCCCCGGCCACGACCACCGCAACTCCCGCGGAACCCGAGTCGAACGCCACCGAGTTGGGCGACAACAGCGGGGACCTGCTCAACCTGCTTGACCAGCTGACCAACACCACCAAACCCGGCAGCCTCAAAGAGGTCACCAACACCGCCTCCACCGTGGTCTCCGGCAGCAGGGAAGAAAAGATCGAAAAGGTCATCGCCCGCGCCATGAGCCAAATCGGCACCCCCTACGCCTGGGGTGGCGGCGACGCCAACGGCCCCACCAAGGGCATCCGCGACGGCGGTGTCGCCGACGCCCACGGCGACTACAACAAGATCGGCTTCGACTGCTCCGGCCTGACCCTCTACGCCTTCGCCGGTGTCGGCATCGCCCTTCCGCACTACACCGGATACCAATACCAGCGAGGCACCAAGGTTGATCCCAGCCAGATGCAACGCGGTGATCTGATCTTCTACGGCCCCAACGCCGAAAACCACGTCGCCATCTACCTCGGCGACGGCCAAATGATTGAGGCCCCGCAGTCCGGCTCCACCGTGCACATCAGCCCGGTTCGCTGGGGCGGAATGTCCCCGAAGGTCGTCCGCCTGATCTAA
- a CDS encoding DUF6676 family protein, giving the protein MIPDYVNLDDLAQQVEADNVAIDGLEAAYPGTEAGLIDITNQARSTGVGDVKIVVLDRTPAQPADLRDIAYEIQQRTGADTVIVRSPGTGAVVSDQYSRKSIEQAEKAMYGNPDYISSTQAFLADVREDTTPWQEINLGIGVVVALTIVTTAWSTWRRRQSAAPQPAAPDQAVTQHSTI; this is encoded by the coding sequence ATGATCCCCGACTACGTCAACCTTGACGACCTGGCACAGCAAGTCGAAGCCGACAATGTCGCGATCGATGGTCTCGAAGCTGCCTACCCCGGCACCGAGGCCGGCCTGATCGACATCACCAACCAGGCGCGCAGCACCGGTGTGGGAGATGTGAAAATCGTCGTCCTCGATCGAACCCCGGCGCAACCTGCCGACCTGCGTGACATTGCCTATGAAATTCAACAGCGCACCGGGGCGGACACTGTGATCGTGCGGTCCCCCGGAACTGGGGCAGTAGTCTCCGACCAGTACTCGCGGAAATCTATCGAGCAGGCCGAAAAAGCGATGTACGGCAATCCCGACTACATCAGTTCAACTCAGGCGTTCCTGGCGGATGTCCGTGAGGACACCACCCCGTGGCAGGAAATTAATCTCGGCATTGGCGTGGTGGTTGCCCTCACCATCGTGACCACGGCATGGTCAACCTGGCGCCGCCGTCAAAGCGCAGCACCCCAGCCGGCAGCGCCAGACCAGGCGGTCACACAGCACTCAACCATCTAG
- the acnA gene encoding aconitate hydratase AcnA, which translates to MSESKNSFNAKSTLTVGEKSYDFFDINAVKGMEKLPYSLKVLGENLLRTEDGANITPEHIEAIANWDPSAEPSIEIQFTPARVLMQDFTGVPCVVDLATMREAVKTLGGDPDKVNPLNPAEMVIDHSVIIEAFGSEDSLAKNVEIEYERNEERYQFLRWGSKAFSNFRVVPPGTGIVHQVNIENLARVVFDMDGLAYPDTCIGTDSHTTMENGLGILGWGVGGIEAEAAMLGQPVSMLIPRVVGFKLTGEIPAGVTATDVVLTITEMLREHGVVQKFVEFYGSGVKAVPLANRATIGNMSPEFGSTCAIFPIDEETTKYMRLTGRPEEQIALVEAYAKAQGMWLDADSPEAEYSEYLELDLSTVVPSIAGPKRPQDRILLTEAKEQFRKDLPTYTNDPVNEDESPAAIRMGAEGEDQTEGADLSADYNSSREGHGETAALTPKGRASKPVVVQSPNGGEYTLDHGMVAIASITSCTNTSNPSVMIGAGLIARKAAEKGLKAKPWVKTICAPGSQVVDGYYKRADLWKDLEALGFYLSGFGCTTCIGNSGPLPTEVSKAINEHDLTATAVLSGNRNFEGRISPDVKMNYLASPIMVIAYAIAGTMDFDFETQPLGQDKDGNDVFLTDIWPSTEEIEATIEQAISRELYEADYADVFKGDEQWQNLPTPEGKTFAWDEKSTYIRKAPYFDGMTMDVEPVSDIKGARVLAKLGDSVTTDHISPASSIKPGTPAAQYLDENGVARNDYNSLGSRRGNHEVMMRGTFANIRLQNQLVDVAGGYTLDFTQEGNPQAFIFDACQNYKAAGIPLVVLGGKEYGTGSSRDWAAKGTNLLGVKAVITESFERIHRSNLIGMGVIPLQFPAGESHESLGLTGHETFDIEGIEELNNGTTPKTVHVTATAEDGTTTEFDAIVRIDTPGEADYYRNGGILQYVLRNMAKA; encoded by the coding sequence TTGTCTGAAAGCAAAAACTCCTTCAACGCCAAGAGCACTTTGACCGTCGGCGAGAAGTCCTACGACTTCTTCGACATCAACGCAGTCAAGGGCATGGAGAAGCTGCCCTACTCGCTGAAGGTTCTCGGCGAGAACCTGCTGCGCACCGAAGACGGCGCAAACATCACCCCCGAGCACATCGAGGCCATCGCCAACTGGGATCCGTCCGCCGAGCCCAGCATCGAAATCCAGTTCACCCCGGCCCGCGTCCTCATGCAGGACTTCACCGGTGTGCCCTGTGTCGTCGACCTGGCCACCATGCGCGAGGCCGTCAAGACCCTCGGTGGCGACCCGGACAAGGTGAACCCGCTCAACCCGGCCGAGATGGTCATCGACCACTCCGTCATTATTGAGGCATTCGGCTCCGAGGACTCCCTCGCCAAGAACGTCGAGATCGAGTACGAGCGCAACGAAGAGCGCTACCAGTTCCTGCGCTGGGGCTCCAAGGCCTTCTCCAACTTCCGCGTCGTCCCCCCGGGAACCGGCATCGTCCACCAGGTCAACATTGAGAACCTGGCCCGCGTCGTCTTCGACATGGATGGCCTGGCATACCCGGACACCTGTATCGGCACCGACTCCCACACCACCATGGAAAACGGCCTGGGCATCCTGGGCTGGGGCGTTGGCGGCATCGAGGCCGAGGCTGCCATGCTCGGCCAGCCGGTCTCCATGCTCATCCCCCGCGTCGTCGGCTTCAAGCTCACCGGTGAAATCCCCGCCGGCGTGACCGCCACCGACGTCGTGCTCACCATCACCGAAATGCTCCGTGAGCACGGTGTGGTCCAGAAGTTCGTCGAATTCTACGGCTCCGGCGTCAAGGCTGTTCCGCTCGCCAACCGTGCCACCATCGGCAACATGTCCCCCGAGTTCGGCTCCACCTGTGCGATCTTCCCGATCGACGAGGAGACCACCAAGTACATGCGCCTGACCGGCCGCCCCGAGGAGCAGATCGCCCTCGTCGAGGCTTACGCCAAGGCCCAGGGCATGTGGCTCGACGCCGACTCCCCCGAGGCCGAGTACTCCGAGTACCTCGAGCTCGACCTGTCCACCGTCGTCCCCTCCATCGCCGGCCCGAAGCGCCCGCAGGACCGCATCCTGCTCACCGAGGCCAAGGAACAGTTCCGCAAGGACCTGCCCACCTACACCAACGACCCGGTCAACGAGGACGAGTCCCCCGCCGCCATCCGCATGGGTGCCGAAGGCGAAGATCAGACCGAGGGTGCAGACCTCAGCGCTGACTACAACTCCTCCCGCGAGGGCCACGGCGAAACCGCCGCACTGACCCCGAAGGGCCGCGCCTCCAAGCCGGTCGTCGTCCAGTCCCCCAACGGTGGCGAGTACACCCTCGACCACGGCATGGTGGCCATCGCCTCCATCACCTCCTGCACCAACACCTCCAACCCCTCTGTGATGATTGGTGCCGGCCTGATCGCCCGCAAGGCCGCCGAAAAGGGCCTGAAGGCAAAGCCCTGGGTCAAGACCATCTGCGCCCCCGGCTCCCAGGTCGTCGACGGCTACTACAAGCGCGCCGACCTCTGGAAGGACCTCGAGGCCCTCGGCTTCTACCTCTCCGGCTTCGGCTGCACCACCTGCATCGGTAACTCCGGCCCGCTGCCCACTGAGGTCTCCAAGGCCATCAACGAGCACGACCTGACCGCCACCGCAGTGCTGTCCGGTAACCGTAACTTCGAGGGACGTATCTCCCCCGACGTGAAGATGAACTACCTGGCATCCCCGATCATGGTGATCGCCTACGCCATCGCCGGCACCATGGACTTCGACTTCGAAACCCAGCCGCTCGGCCAGGATAAGGACGGCAACGACGTCTTCCTGACCGACATCTGGCCCTCCACCGAGGAAATCGAAGCCACCATCGAGCAGGCCATCTCCCGCGAACTCTACGAAGCTGACTACGCCGACGTCTTCAAGGGCGACGAGCAGTGGCAGAACCTGCCCACCCCGGAGGGCAAGACCTTCGCTTGGGACGAGAAGTCCACCTACATCCGCAAGGCACCGTACTTCGACGGCATGACCATGGACGTCGAGCCCGTCTCCGACATCAAGGGCGCCCGCGTCCTGGCCAAGCTCGGCGACTCCGTCACCACCGACCACATCTCCCCCGCTTCCTCCATCAAGCCCGGCACCCCCGCCGCGCAGTACCTGGACGAAAACGGCGTGGCCCGCAACGACTACAACTCCCTGGGTTCCCGTCGCGGTAACCACGAGGTCATGATGCGTGGCACCTTCGCCAACATCCGCCTCCAGAACCAGCTGGTCGACGTCGCCGGTGGCTACACCCTCGACTTCACCCAGGAAGGCAACCCCCAGGCCTTCATCTTCGATGCCTGCCAGAACTACAAGGCCGCCGGAATCCCGCTGGTCGTTCTCGGTGGCAAGGAGTACGGCACCGGTTCCTCCCGTGACTGGGCCGCCAAGGGCACCAACCTGCTCGGCGTTAAGGCCGTCATCACCGAGAGCTTCGAGCGTATCCACCGCTCCAACCTCATCGGCATGGGCGTTATCCCGCTGCAGTTCCCCGCCGGCGAATCCCACGAGTCCCTCGGCCTGACCGGCCACGAAACCTTCGACATCGAAGGCATCGAGGAGCTCAACAACGGCACCACCCCGAAGACCGTGCACGTCACCGCCACCGCTGAAGACGGCACCACCACCGAGTTCGACGCCATCGTGCGCATCGACACCCCCGGTGAGGCCGACTACTACCGCAACGGCGGCATCCTGCAGTACGTTCTGCGCAACATGGCTAAGGCCTAA
- a CDS encoding TetR/AcrR family transcriptional regulator, whose amino-acid sequence MPKVSEGDLVQRRKDILEGARTCFAEHGYEGATVRRLEEATGKSRGAIFHHFGDKENLFLALAREDAARMADVVADEGLVEVMRDMLAHPTRYDWLATRLEITRLLRTDPIFRARWQQHQAILDDAVRARLEANAAAGRMRDDVDVAVLHTYLDTVMEGFISRLASGEPTEGLDQVLNLVEDSVRKHN is encoded by the coding sequence ATGCCCAAAGTCAGCGAAGGCGACCTCGTCCAACGCCGCAAAGACATCCTCGAAGGCGCCCGCACCTGCTTCGCCGAACACGGCTACGAAGGCGCCACCGTCAGAAGACTCGAAGAAGCCACCGGCAAATCCCGCGGCGCAATCTTCCACCACTTCGGCGACAAAGAAAACCTCTTCCTCGCCCTCGCCCGCGAAGACGCCGCCCGCATGGCAGACGTCGTCGCCGACGAAGGCCTCGTCGAAGTCATGCGCGACATGCTCGCCCACCCCACCCGCTACGACTGGCTGGCCACCCGGCTAGAAATCACCCGGCTGCTGCGCACCGACCCCATCTTCCGGGCCCGCTGGCAACAACACCAAGCCATCCTCGACGATGCAGTGCGCGCCCGCCTCGAAGCCAACGCCGCCGCCGGACGCATGCGCGACGACGTCGACGTCGCAGTCCTCCACACCTACCTGGACACCGTCATGGAAGGCTTCATCTCCCGGCTCGCCAGCGGCGAACCCACCGAAGGCCTCGACCAAGTCCTCAACCTCGTCGAAGACTCCGTGCGCAAACACAACTAA
- a CDS encoding glutamine amidotransferase yields MPARFLLVSPRSGEEIARAERGDFLRATGLKEEQLDQVMLDTCDATIGPLDPYAGVFVGGSPLNITTDTYDEYQQAVHAQLRTLIDGPVPTMFVCFGAGFITHELGGHVGRTHPESAGPSTVELTADGRKDPLLKNLPAEFSTLTGHTENIIIPPLQAVVLATAPSCPTQMIRYGQHTWACQFHADMDPAAMKARMDFYYDYGYFSPADYDDIVSVLPGVDTQHSNAILHNFVTYCTKDHD; encoded by the coding sequence ATGCCCGCACGTTTCCTGCTTGTCTCCCCACGCAGCGGCGAAGAAATCGCCCGCGCCGAACGAGGTGACTTCCTCCGCGCCACCGGCCTGAAAGAGGAACAACTCGACCAAGTCATGCTCGACACCTGCGACGCCACCATCGGCCCCCTCGACCCCTACGCCGGGGTCTTCGTCGGCGGCAGCCCCCTAAACATCACCACCGACACCTACGACGAATACCAACAGGCCGTCCACGCCCAACTGCGCACCCTGATCGACGGACCCGTTCCCACCATGTTCGTCTGCTTCGGCGCCGGATTCATCACCCACGAACTCGGCGGACACGTCGGCCGCACCCACCCCGAATCCGCCGGCCCCTCCACCGTGGAACTCACCGCCGACGGCCGCAAAGACCCCCTGCTCAAAAACCTCCCCGCAGAGTTCAGCACCCTCACCGGCCACACCGAAAACATCATCATTCCCCCGCTGCAAGCCGTCGTCCTCGCCACCGCCCCCAGCTGCCCCACCCAAATGATCCGCTACGGGCAACACACCTGGGCCTGCCAATTCCACGCCGACATGGATCCCGCCGCCATGAAAGCCCGCATGGACTTCTACTACGACTACGGATACTTCTCCCCCGCAGACTACGACGACATCGTCTCCGTCCTGCCCGGCGTCGACACCCAGCACTCCAACGCGATCCTGCACAACTTCGTCACCTACTGCACCAAAGACCACGACTAA
- a CDS encoding glutamine amidotransferase: MSRIRPFLLISTRPEDAAATGEYESFRTVMGLTPDQLEHHRLEQTPLGHIRLDDFSGIIIGGGPYNNTDEDKHHTQIRVEKELDELVTRILARDYPLFAACYGIGIVGTAIGAELSRNHAEDAQAITVSLCQGAHRDPILATTPPQFDTLVGHKENCEALPSNYTRADGTTMPVTHLARGYNCPIHMFKVGHNTYVTQFHPELDHDSFAERVRIYQDQGYFPPTAAEEVIAQARTHDVAQSQSMLRAFSERYGRTMART; encoded by the coding sequence ATGTCGCGCATCCGCCCCTTCCTCCTGATCTCTACCCGCCCCGAAGACGCAGCCGCCACAGGCGAATACGAATCCTTCCGCACCGTCATGGGGCTCACACCAGATCAGCTGGAACACCACCGGCTGGAACAAACCCCGCTCGGCCACATCCGCCTCGACGACTTCAGCGGCATCATCATCGGCGGCGGCCCCTACAACAACACCGACGAGGACAAGCACCACACCCAAATCCGGGTCGAAAAAGAACTCGATGAACTCGTCACCCGGATCCTCGCGCGCGACTATCCCCTATTTGCCGCCTGCTACGGCATCGGCATCGTCGGCACCGCCATCGGCGCCGAACTATCCCGCAACCACGCCGAAGATGCGCAAGCGATCACCGTCAGCCTCTGCCAGGGCGCACACCGCGACCCCATCTTGGCCACCACCCCACCACAGTTCGACACCCTGGTGGGGCACAAAGAAAACTGCGAAGCGCTGCCCTCAAACTACACTCGCGCCGACGGCACCACCATGCCAGTCACCCACCTGGCCCGGGGGTACAACTGCCCCATCCACATGTTTAAAGTCGGCCACAACACCTACGTCACCCAGTTCCACCCGGAACTCGACCACGACAGTTTCGCCGAACGCGTTCGCATCTACCAGGATCAGGGATACTTCCCTCCCACCGCGGCCGAAGAAGTCATCGCACAGGCCCGCACCCACGACGTGGCGCAATCCCAATCCATGCTGCGCGCCTTCTCCGAGCGCTACGGGCGAACCATGGCGCGCACATAG
- a CDS encoding DUF1990 domain-containing protein — protein MSYPAVFVGRTLAMARGHASCPRGWHLTDVQQVLGCGEDVFDAAWDRVRTWQMHNCTAAHVGDQPPAEVGQVVSIQFRPGGVRVGPRNNPCVVVDVVDTVEPDGSCVRALIYGTLDGHAECGEEAFVLTLHTDGTVVGRCVAFSRQAWWVAKCGRPLAQRMQKAAAAAYVRAMVRP, from the coding sequence GTGAGCTATCCTGCGGTTTTCGTGGGGCGGACTTTGGCGATGGCGCGGGGGCACGCGTCGTGTCCGAGGGGCTGGCATCTGACGGACGTGCAGCAGGTCTTAGGCTGCGGGGAGGACGTCTTTGATGCGGCGTGGGATCGGGTGCGCACCTGGCAGATGCATAACTGCACTGCGGCGCATGTGGGGGATCAGCCACCGGCTGAGGTGGGGCAGGTGGTTTCCATCCAGTTTCGCCCAGGGGGCGTGCGCGTTGGGCCGCGCAACAATCCTTGCGTGGTTGTCGATGTGGTCGACACGGTCGAGCCGGATGGCAGCTGTGTGCGGGCGTTGATTTACGGCACCCTTGATGGCCACGCCGAATGTGGGGAGGAAGCTTTTGTGCTGACTTTGCACACCGACGGGACGGTGGTCGGCCGGTGCGTGGCGTTCAGTAGGCAAGCGTGGTGGGTAGCGAAATGCGGCCGGCCGCTGGCGCAGCGGATGCAAAAAGCTGCTGCCGCCGCCTATGTGCGCGCCATGGTTCGCCCGTAG
- a CDS encoding methionine/alanine import family NSS transporter small subunit, which produces MTLQALIMMTVYLAVVWGLLAVAARHLGKTNDEECGTLGSTDIDEMPMYV; this is translated from the coding sequence ATGACTTTGCAGGCACTGATTATGATGACGGTCTATTTGGCCGTCGTGTGGGGGCTTTTGGCTGTTGCTGCACGCCACTTGGGTAAAACCAATGACGAGGAGTGCGGAACTTTGGGTAGCACTGACATCGACGAGATGCCGATGTACGTCTAG
- a CDS encoding sodium-dependent transporter has translation MSQPQRRATWAGRSMFLFAAIGSAIGLGNIWRFPYIAYDNGGGAFLLPYVVALITAGVPVLILDYVLGHRFRGSAPLVWRRISPKTEAIGWVQTIITYIIAVYYAVILAWSAAYTWFSVKLAWGEDPESFFINDFLSADNDSVHSAHIIWPIFITLAVVWVLIIAVMALGVRKGTGMLSSVFVPMLIALFLVLVVRSLFLEGAGFGLEAFFTPRWDALADPQVWMAAYGQIFYSLAIAFGIMMTQASYLKRRSNLSGLGAVVGLANSGFEVLAGIGVFATLGFMATANGTSVDEVASSGIGLAFIAFPTIINQMPGGPIFGILFFGSLFIAGFTSLVTIVEVVVSSVQDKFAMPRRKASIVVGVLCAVPSLALFPVATGLASLDIVDKFVNVLGIVAIAVISIVTIGWVLRRTGELRNHVNAVSSLKLGRWWDISLVVITPAILGITFVLEVTALVRDGYGGYSSSKIVWFGWALAVVLYGGAVLLSLKKWPRGTIVDGPPAGDFGVPLSGKGAPFGQHLVDPHAPAHSAVLKPEFQHAGPSSHNTNAH, from the coding sequence ATGAGCCAACCCCAACGCCGCGCCACTTGGGCCGGCAGAAGTATGTTCCTTTTCGCAGCTATTGGCTCCGCCATTGGCTTGGGAAACATCTGGCGATTCCCCTATATCGCCTACGACAACGGCGGTGGCGCGTTTTTGCTGCCCTACGTTGTTGCTTTGATTACCGCCGGTGTTCCGGTGCTGATTCTGGATTATGTATTGGGGCACCGTTTCCGCGGTTCCGCACCGCTCGTGTGGCGACGCATCAGCCCCAAAACTGAAGCTATCGGTTGGGTGCAGACCATTATCACCTACATCATTGCTGTGTATTATGCGGTGATTCTGGCATGGTCTGCGGCGTACACCTGGTTCAGCGTGAAGCTGGCGTGGGGCGAAGACCCGGAGTCATTTTTCATCAACGACTTCCTCAGCGCCGATAACGATTCGGTGCATTCGGCACACATCATTTGGCCTATTTTCATCACCCTGGCCGTGGTGTGGGTGCTGATTATCGCGGTGATGGCGTTGGGTGTGCGTAAAGGCACCGGCATGCTGTCCAGTGTGTTCGTTCCCATGCTCATCGCTCTGTTTTTGGTGCTCGTGGTGCGTTCCCTGTTCCTTGAGGGCGCCGGTTTCGGCTTGGAAGCCTTCTTTACCCCGCGCTGGGACGCGCTGGCGGATCCGCAGGTGTGGATGGCTGCTTATGGGCAGATTTTCTACTCCTTGGCCATTGCTTTTGGCATCATGATGACTCAGGCTTCTTATCTCAAGCGCCGCAGTAATCTTTCCGGCCTGGGCGCGGTGGTGGGCCTGGCGAACTCTGGCTTCGAAGTGCTCGCGGGCATTGGCGTGTTCGCCACTTTGGGCTTCATGGCTACCGCCAACGGCACATCCGTTGATGAGGTTGCTTCCTCCGGCATCGGCCTCGCCTTTATTGCGTTCCCGACCATCATCAACCAGATGCCGGGTGGGCCGATCTTCGGCATCTTGTTCTTTGGTTCCCTGTTTATCGCCGGTTTCACCTCCCTGGTGACGATTGTGGAGGTGGTGGTGTCCAGCGTGCAGGATAAGTTTGCGATGCCGCGCCGGAAGGCCTCCATCGTGGTCGGCGTGTTGTGTGCGGTGCCCTCCCTGGCACTGTTCCCAGTCGCGACCGGTTTGGCTTCTTTGGATATCGTCGACAAGTTCGTCAACGTGCTCGGCATTGTCGCGATTGCGGTGATCTCGATTGTCACCATCGGTTGGGTGTTGCGCCGCACTGGCGAATTGCGCAACCACGTCAATGCGGTGTCCAGTTTGAAGCTGGGCCGCTGGTGGGATATTTCACTGGTGGTGATTACCCCGGCTATTTTGGGCATCACCTTCGTGCTGGAGGTCACCGCCCTGGTTCGCGACGGCTACGGCGGTTACAGTTCCTCGAAGATTGTGTGGTTCGGCTGGGCGCTGGCGGTCGTGCTCTATGGCGGTGCGGTGCTGTTGTCGCTGAAGAAGTGGCCGCGGGGCACCATCGTCGATGGGCCGCCCGCGGGCGATTTCGGGGTTCCGCTGTCCGGTAAGGGAGCCCCTTTCGGGCAGCACCTTGTCGATCCGCACGCTCCGGCACACTCCGCTGTTCTTAAGCCCGAATTCCAGCACGCTGGTCCGAGCTCTCACAACACAAACGCCCACTAG